DNA sequence from the bacterium genome:
CTGGCCTGCGCCACCGCGGCCGACGCCTTCGACTGCGCCGTGGAGGCCTGCCGCATCGCCGTGCAGTACATGACGCCGGTGATCCTGCTCAGCGACAACTACATCGCCAACGGCGCGGAGCCCTGGCGGCTGCCCGAGATGGACAAGCTGCCGCGCTTCCCGGCCGCCCAGGTCACCGACCCGGCCGGATACGCGCCCTACGCGCGCGACGGGAAGCTGGCGCGTCCCTGGGCCGTGCCCGGCACGCCCGGCCTCGAGCACCGCATCGGCGGGCTCGAGAAGGAGAACATCACCGGCAACGTCAGCCACAACCCCGAGAACCACCAGCTGATGTCCGAGATTCGGCGCGACAAGGTGCTGGGCGTGCGGGACACCATCCCGACGCCCGAAGCCTCCGGGCCGCGCGAGGCCGATCTGCTGGTGGTCGGCTGGGGCTCGACCTACGGCGCGATCCGCAGCGGCACCGAGCGTCTGCGGCGCGAGCAGAACGTCTCGGTCGCCCACCTGCACCTGCGGCACCTGTGGCCGCTGCCGTACGGGCTGGACGAGATCTTCGCCCGCTACAAGCAGATCCTCGTGCCGGAGCTGAACATGGGGCAGCTGTCCCGCCTGCTCCAGGGCGAATACCCCGACCACCGTTTCCTGCACTTCGGCAAGGTCAAGGGCAAGCCCTTCACCGCGCGCGAGATTCGGGAAAAGATCACCGCCGTGCTGGAGGGTAAGTCATGAGCGCCGTCCAACTGACTCCCAAGGACCTCAAGTCGGACCAGGAAGTCCGCTGGTGCCCCGGCTGCGGCGACTACGCGATCCTGAACGCCACGCAGGCCGCGCTGGCGGAGATCGGCGTGCCCCGCGAGAAGATGACGATCATCTCGGGCATCGGCTGTTCCAGCCGCTTCCCGTACTACATGGGCTGCTACGGCTTCCACTCGATCCACGGCCGCGCCGCCGCCATCGCCACCGGCACCAAGACGGCCAACCCGGACCTCTCGGTGTGGGTCGTCACCGGCGACGGCGACGCGATGTCGATCGGCGGCAACCACCTGATCCACGCCATGCGCCGCAACGTCGACCTCAAGATCCTGATGTTCAACAACCAGATCTACGGGTTGACCAAGGGCCAGTACTCCCCCACCTCGCCGGCGGGCCTGAAGACCAAGACTTCGCCCTACGGCTCGGTGGACCTGCCCTTCAACCCGATCAACCTGGCGCTGGGCTCCGGGGCGACGTTCGTGGCCCGCACCGTGGACACGAACCCCAAGCACATCAAGAGCACCCTGCTGGCCGCCGCCGCCCACAAGGGCATCGCCTTCGTCGAGATCTGGCAGAACTGCGTGATCTTCAACGACGGCGCCTGGAAGGACTGGTCGACGAAGGACGCCCGCGCCGAGCGCACGATCGACCTGCAGCCGGGACAGCCGCTGGTCTTCGGCAAGGACAACGAGAAGGGCCTGCGCATCTCCGGCGGCGAGGTCGAGGTCGTCGCGGCGGCCGACGCCGACGT
Encoded proteins:
- a CDS encoding 2-oxoacid:ferredoxin oxidoreductase subunit beta, with amino-acid sequence MSAVQLTPKDLKSDQEVRWCPGCGDYAILNATQAALAEIGVPREKMTIISGIGCSSRFPYYMGCYGFHSIHGRAAAIATGTKTANPDLSVWVVTGDGDAMSIGGNHLIHAMRRNVDLKILMFNNQIYGLTKGQYSPTSPAGLKTKTSPYGSVDLPFNPINLALGSGATFVARTVDTNPKHIKSTLLAAAAHKGIAFVEIWQNCVIFNDGAWKDWSTKDARAERTIDLQPGQPLVFGKDNEKGLRISGGEVEVVAAADADVWDPTTAAPLAYIMAYLDEREDLPHALGIFRQHDKPTYDGAVKEQIDSLTAKKGKGDLKKLIYTKDAWQVG